One genomic window of Acidobacteriota bacterium includes the following:
- a CDS encoding rRNA pseudouridine synthase, which yields MARALSKMGYCSRSQAAALIKSGRVTLNGRLVRDPETPSRVEHDHIAVDGAPVEKRARIYLMMNKPRGLVTTASDEEGRATVYDLLKSIDTASPDWVGPVGRLDKASEGLLLFTNDSKWAAQITDPDSHLQKCYHVQVDCVAGNELLTRIRRGVSAGGERLSVKSVGILRAGSKNSWLEIHLDEGRNRHIRRLLDGLGMHVLRLLRTSIGPLELGELKKGMVRRLTSAEKRMIDEALEVGEGLVSAKSNRRVPKNVG from the coding sequence CTGGCGCGCGCTCTATCGAAGATGGGTTATTGCTCGCGTTCGCAAGCCGCCGCTTTGATCAAGTCGGGGCGTGTGACGCTGAACGGACGCCTCGTCCGCGATCCCGAGACGCCATCGCGGGTCGAGCACGATCACATCGCGGTGGACGGCGCGCCGGTCGAAAAACGGGCAAGAATCTACTTGATGATGAACAAGCCTCGCGGCCTGGTCACGACCGCGTCCGATGAGGAAGGGCGCGCGACAGTTTACGACCTGCTCAAATCAATCGATACAGCGTCTCCGGATTGGGTGGGCCCGGTGGGACGGCTCGACAAGGCCAGCGAAGGCCTCTTGCTGTTCACGAATGACTCGAAGTGGGCAGCGCAGATCACCGATCCAGATAGCCACCTGCAGAAGTGCTATCACGTGCAAGTCGATTGTGTTGCGGGAAACGAATTGCTCACCCGGATCCGGCGGGGCGTCAGCGCAGGAGGTGAGCGCCTGAGCGTGAAGTCGGTGGGCATCCTGCGCGCCGGGAGCAAGAACAGCTGGCTGGAGATTCATCTCGACGAAGGCAGGAATCGCCACATTCGTCGTTTGCTGGATGGTCTGGGCATGCATGTCTTACGGTTATTGCGAACATCGATTGGTCCGCTGGAGCTGGGCGAACTGAAGAAAGGTATGGTGCGCCGTCTGACCAGCGCAGAGAAAAGAATGATCGACGAGGCGTTGGAAGTAGGGGAGGGATTGGTATCCGCCAAAAGCAACAGGCGCGTGCCGAAGAATGTGGGGTGA
- a CDS encoding DinB family protein, with protein MRVIEKPKKTEYPAYADIYIDLLPGDGLVLRHLQDNLKSTTVFLASIPKARLMHRYAEGKWTIKEIVGHVVDDERIYAYRALRFARNDAIELPGFDQDLFARYSGANDRDMTDLLSEFVSVRQSTIALFNSLDDAALMRTGVADGNRVSVRALAYHIAGHELRHVDIIKQRYLK; from the coding sequence CTGCGCGTCATCGAAAAGCCGAAGAAGACGGAGTATCCGGCATACGCTGACATCTACATCGATCTCCTGCCCGGCGACGGACTTGTCCTGCGGCATCTGCAGGACAACCTGAAATCCACGACGGTGTTTCTCGCATCGATTCCAAAAGCTCGCCTGATGCATCGCTATGCCGAAGGGAAATGGACGATCAAAGAAATCGTCGGACATGTTGTCGACGATGAACGCATTTACGCTTACCGGGCTCTGCGCTTTGCCCGTAACGATGCTATCGAGCTTCCTGGATTTGACCAAGACCTCTTTGCGCGGTATTCAGGCGCGAATGACCGCGACATGACTGATCTCCTCTCCGAATTTGTGAGCGTGCGGCAATCGACTATCGCCCTGTTTAACAGCCTCGATGACGCGGCACTCATGAGGACGGGCGTCGCTGACGGAAATCGCGTGAGCGTGCGCGCCCTTGCCTATCACATCGCCGGCCACGAACTGCGGCACGTGGACATCATCAAACAGCGTTATCTGAAATAG
- a CDS encoding isoprenylcysteine carboxylmethyltransferase family protein — translation MRRAFSLLYGSIAYGLFLFSFIYAILFIGNIAVPKTIDSGPESPLLAALAINAVLLTLFAAQHSIMARQGFKRAWTRIIPKHLERPTYVLAATLLLMLLLWQWRSIPQLVWELHGVAAALLTIAFWLGWVLLFTSTFLINHFELFGLQQVWGHFRGKQYGGAKFRTPILYRIVRHPLYLGFIIAFWSAPRMSVGHLFFAAACTGYILLGIFLEERDLMTEHGESYRSYRKQVPMLIPLPKISNASLAGASEGGAKTK, via the coding sequence ATGAGACGTGCATTTTCACTGTTATATGGGTCGATCGCGTATGGACTATTTTTGTTCTCGTTTATCTACGCCATATTGTTTATCGGCAATATCGCAGTTCCAAAAACAATTGACAGCGGCCCGGAATCGCCGCTGCTGGCGGCACTTGCCATCAACGCCGTTCTTCTAACCCTGTTCGCGGCTCAACACAGCATCATGGCCCGACAAGGTTTTAAGCGAGCGTGGACAAGAATCATTCCCAAACACCTGGAGCGTCCCACGTATGTGCTGGCCGCCACGCTGTTGTTGATGTTGCTGCTCTGGCAGTGGCGTTCTATTCCGCAATTAGTCTGGGAACTGCACGGCGTCGCCGCCGCCTTGCTGACGATCGCGTTCTGGCTGGGATGGGTGCTCCTTTTCACCAGCACATTCCTGATCAACCATTTTGAACTATTTGGACTGCAGCAGGTGTGGGGACACTTCCGCGGCAAGCAGTATGGCGGCGCAAAATTTCGCACGCCCATCCTGTACCGGATCGTGCGTCACCCGCTCTACCTCGGATTTATCATTGCGTTCTGGTCTGCTCCCCGGATGAGCGTTGGACATCTGTTTTTTGCGGCCGCCTGCACGGGATACATCCTGCTGGGAATATTTCTGGAGGAGCGAGACCTGATGACGGAACACGGCGAGTCCTACCGAAGCTATCGCAAACAAGTGCCGATGCTGATTCCGTTACCGAAGATATCGAACGCGAGCCTGGCGGGAGCTAGCGAGGGTGGCGCCAAGACCAAGTAA
- a CDS encoding glycoside hydrolase family 3 C-terminal domain-containing protein: MSSCMTAAAQNAGAASQQVHPNLWPVGHSSVKQDRAMEDRIADLLSRMSIEEKVGQVIQPEFKSITPDDVRKYHIGSIENGGGSVPGGNKHASVADWVNLIEPYYEASVDPKAHTVVIPLIWASDAVHGHNNVFGATVFPHNIGLGAANDPDLLRRIGAVTAAEVRATGMDWTFSPTIAVARDDRWGRSYESYSEDPKIVADYARAVVEGLEGTDKAFLNQDHVIATAKHFLGDGSTDGGRDQGDSLATEADLARLHGAGYKTAIDAGVQSIMASYNSWHGVKMHASKGLLTDVLKDHMGFDGMIMGDWLAQGQIPGCTNSDCAITFNAGLDIFNQPQDFKLMHANLVRDVKAGVIPMSRLDDAVRRILRVKLRAGVFDEPAPKDRPNMFKGVGSPEHRAIAREAVRKSLVLLKNNGPENRKPVLPIDAGARILVIGDGADSVAMQSGGWTLSWQGNDNGPGDFPGATSIYKGIADAAHVGGGEAVLSADGSFTQRPDVAIVVFGETPYAEFQGDQTDVALHHDNVESLELIKKLKSLGIPVVSVLLSGRPLYINPQINASDAVVAAWLPGSEGEGVADVLLADAKGQARYDFQGRLAFSWPKRPDQTPLNVGDAQYDPQFAYGFGLSYSRPAKTPILDEVAITTRFGERNVYITKGESWNGYSMSIGDHNAPHMDYVGTTTTLYGNASLTLSPAGDKSLHLVWNGKSRAWFEVAAKTPTDISREANGAMMLAVTLTLNITVPPSERKGAVKMGLGSALLDITKNLSDRPSGSLQKIAVPLSCFTKPHHADGQDLSRTPSVLRIESDVPLDVDLIDVRLIEAQGPSTCPSE, from the coding sequence ATGTCCTCTTGTATGACGGCCGCAGCGCAGAATGCCGGCGCCGCATCGCAGCAGGTTCATCCCAACCTCTGGCCTGTCGGTCATTCCAGCGTCAAGCAAGATCGCGCCATGGAGGATCGTATTGCTGACCTGCTCTCCCGCATGAGCATTGAGGAAAAAGTGGGACAGGTCATCCAACCGGAGTTTAAGTCCATCACACCGGACGATGTCCGCAAGTATCACATTGGCTCGATCGAGAATGGGGGCGGCTCCGTGCCGGGGGGCAATAAACACGCCTCGGTCGCGGATTGGGTGAACCTTATAGAGCCCTATTACGAGGCATCGGTTGATCCCAAGGCGCACACCGTTGTGATCCCTCTGATCTGGGCGTCCGATGCCGTTCATGGTCACAACAACGTCTTCGGGGCGACAGTGTTTCCGCACAATATTGGTTTGGGCGCGGCGAATGATCCGGACTTGCTGCGACGGATCGGCGCGGTTACGGCTGCCGAAGTGCGTGCAACCGGCATGGACTGGACTTTCTCGCCAACGATCGCAGTCGCGCGCGATGACCGCTGGGGACGCTCCTACGAAAGCTACAGCGAAGATCCCAAGATTGTTGCCGATTACGCCCGCGCCGTAGTCGAGGGGCTTGAAGGCACGGACAAGGCTTTCCTCAATCAGGACCACGTCATTGCAACCGCCAAACACTTTCTTGGAGACGGCTCGACCGATGGTGGCCGTGATCAGGGCGACAGTCTAGCGACGGAGGCTGACCTGGCGCGCCTGCACGGCGCCGGTTACAAGACTGCAATTGATGCCGGCGTGCAATCCATCATGGCGTCTTACAACAGCTGGCACGGCGTCAAGATGCACGCCAGTAAGGGGCTGCTGACCGACGTATTGAAAGATCACATGGGATTCGACGGTATGATCATGGGCGATTGGCTGGCCCAAGGTCAGATACCCGGCTGTACGAATTCAGATTGCGCGATCACATTCAATGCGGGGCTCGACATCTTTAACCAGCCGCAGGATTTCAAACTGATGCACGCCAACCTGGTGCGTGACGTTAAGGCGGGCGTGATCCCGATGAGCCGTCTCGATGATGCAGTGCGGCGCATCTTGCGCGTCAAGTTGCGGGCTGGCGTATTTGATGAACCAGCGCCGAAAGACCGGCCCAATATGTTCAAGGGCGTCGGATCGCCCGAGCATCGGGCCATTGCGCGCGAGGCAGTACGCAAGTCCCTGGTGTTGCTGAAGAACAATGGTCCGGAAAATAGAAAGCCGGTGTTGCCCATCGACGCTGGAGCACGCATTTTAGTAATCGGTGATGGCGCCGACAGCGTCGCCATGCAATCCGGGGGGTGGACGTTGTCATGGCAGGGCAACGACAACGGTCCCGGCGATTTCCCCGGCGCGACGTCAATCTACAAAGGCATCGCCGATGCTGCGCATGTTGGCGGCGGTGAAGCCGTTCTCAGTGCGGATGGTAGTTTCACGCAAAGGCCGGATGTCGCCATCGTGGTTTTCGGCGAGACGCCTTATGCCGAGTTCCAGGGGGACCAGACCGATGTTGCTTTGCATCACGACAACGTTGAAAGTCTGGAGTTAATTAAGAAGCTGAAGTCACTAGGAATTCCCGTGGTGTCTGTGCTGTTGTCGGGGCGGCCTCTTTATATCAATCCCCAAATTAACGCCTCCGACGCCGTGGTCGCGGCCTGGCTGCCCGGGTCCGAAGGTGAAGGCGTCGCCGATGTGCTGCTTGCCGATGCCAAGGGGCAAGCACGCTACGATTTCCAGGGACGACTCGCCTTTTCATGGCCGAAGCGCCCGGATCAGACGCCGCTCAATGTCGGTGATGCCCAGTACGATCCACAATTTGCTTATGGCTTTGGCCTGAGCTACTCGCGGCCGGCGAAAACTCCAATCCTGGATGAGGTCGCAATTACCACGCGCTTCGGCGAACGAAATGTTTATATCACCAAAGGCGAATCGTGGAACGGCTACAGCATGAGCATCGGCGACCACAATGCGCCGCACATGGACTACGTCGGCACGACCACGACTCTCTATGGCAATGCCTCGCTGACGCTCAGTCCCGCCGGCGACAAGAGTCTCCACCTGGTCTGGAACGGCAAGTCGAGAGCATGGTTTGAGGTTGCGGCGAAGACGCCAACCGATATCAGTCGCGAGGCGAATGGCGCGATGATGCTGGCGGTGACTCTGACGCTCAACATTACGGTTCCACCCTCGGAACGCAAAGGCGCGGTTAAAATGGGCCTTGGCTCTGCGTTGCTCGACATTACGAAGAATCTGTCCGACCGTCCCTCAGGATCGCTGCAGAAGATCGCAGTGCCTCTGTCATGTTTTACGAAACCACATCATGCCGATGGTCAGGACTTGAGCCGCACCCCGTCAGTCCTGCGGATCGAAAGCGATGTGCCACTCGATGTCGACTTGATCGACGTGCGGTTGATTGAAGCACAGGGACCTTCCACGTGCCCGTCGGAATAA
- a CDS encoding aminotransferase class V-fold PLP-dependent enzyme, producing MTPEEFRRHGHAMVDWIADYYARVESFPVLSRVKPGEIRAKLPPSPPQQGEPFEKMFADIENIILPGITHWQSPNFYAYFPTSTSGPAILGDLLSTGLGIQGMLWSTSPACTELETHVLDWLVPMLGLPDKFLSSNTGGGVIQDAASSASLCAVLAARERATQYASNRRGCDGRLVAYASTQTHSSVEKAVKIAGLGSENLRAIEVDKNFAMRPDALARQIEDDKKAGLLPCFVCATVGTTSSNAIDPVREIGAICREHNLWLHVDSAMSGTAALCPEFRFLHDGMEFADSYCFNPHKWMLTNFDCDCFYVADRKHLIQTLSVLPEYLRNQATESGAVIDYRDWQIPLGRRFRSLKLWFVIRHYGIEGLQQHVREHIRLGQLFARWVRSDPRFELAAPVPLNLICFRLRSADADNQKLMDQLNQSGDLYLTHTRLDNKLTLRICIGQTQTQARHVERAWQRIQQAATQLGKS from the coding sequence ATGACTCCCGAAGAATTCCGCCGGCACGGTCACGCGATGGTCGACTGGATCGCCGACTACTATGCGCGCGTCGAGTCCTTCCCGGTGCTCTCTCGCGTGAAACCCGGCGAAATCCGCGCCAAGTTGCCTCCGTCCCCGCCCCAGCAGGGCGAACCGTTCGAAAAGATGTTTGCCGACATCGAGAACATCATTCTTCCCGGGATCACGCATTGGCAGTCGCCGAATTTTTATGCCTATTTCCCGACCAGCACGTCAGGGCCAGCCATCCTGGGCGACCTCCTCTCCACGGGACTCGGTATTCAGGGCATGCTTTGGTCGACCAGCCCTGCCTGCACCGAACTGGAAACGCACGTTCTCGACTGGCTCGTCCCCATGCTCGGTCTGCCGGACAAATTTCTGTCTTCGAATACGGGCGGCGGCGTGATTCAGGATGCCGCCTCGAGCGCGTCCCTATGCGCGGTGCTTGCTGCTCGAGAACGTGCGACGCAGTATGCCAGCAACCGCCGCGGCTGTGATGGAAGGCTGGTCGCGTACGCATCGACGCAGACCCACTCGTCAGTTGAGAAGGCTGTGAAAATAGCGGGCCTTGGCTCTGAAAACCTCCGTGCCATTGAAGTCGACAAGAACTTCGCGATGCGTCCCGATGCGCTCGCTCGTCAAATCGAAGACGACAAGAAGGCTGGCCTGCTTCCCTGCTTTGTCTGCGCAACGGTGGGCACGACGTCGTCGAACGCGATTGACCCCGTTCGCGAAATTGGCGCGATTTGTCGCGAGCACAATCTGTGGCTGCATGTGGATTCCGCCATGAGTGGGACCGCTGCGCTGTGTCCCGAGTTCCGCTTCCTGCACGATGGCATGGAATTTGCCGACAGCTATTGCTTCAATCCTCACAAGTGGATGCTCACCAACTTTGACTGCGATTGCTTCTACGTCGCCGACCGCAAGCACCTGATTCAGACTCTGTCCGTGTTGCCTGAATATCTCCGCAACCAGGCCACCGAATCGGGCGCCGTGATCGACTATCGCGACTGGCAAATCCCACTTGGGCGCCGTTTCCGCTCGCTCAAACTGTGGTTTGTGATCCGGCACTACGGAATCGAGGGATTGCAGCAACATGTTCGTGAACACATCCGCCTCGGGCAACTGTTCGCCCGTTGGGTGCGAAGTGATCCACGTTTTGAACTGGCCGCGCCAGTCCCGCTGAACCTGATCTGCTTCCGTCTGCGCTCGGCAGACGCCGATAACCAGAAGCTAATGGACCAACTGAATCAAAGCGGGGATTTATATCTGACGCACACCCGGCTCGACAACAAGTTGACGCTGCGGATCTGCATTGGACAAACACAGACCCAGGCGCGCCATGTGGAACGAGCCTGGCAACGGATTCAACAAGCAGCAACGCAACTCGGAAAATCCTGA
- a CDS encoding NUDIX domain-containing protein yields MVREISAGGVVLREIEGVWHVALIEPQRESSEKEGAATAKSPRKRTKATLALPKGLVDPGETAPVTAVREVHEETGIVAQIIAKLADTRYVYVRNWGDGEKVFKIVTFYVLGYISGEIDDVTAAMRVEVKRAVWTPLLEAARHLMYSNERKVLRMAQDYHQKHGLTPEKATSPSRRKLKT; encoded by the coding sequence ATGGTTCGCGAAATCTCAGCCGGCGGCGTGGTGCTGCGAGAAATCGAGGGCGTATGGCATGTCGCGCTGATTGAACCGCAAAGAGAATCCTCCGAAAAAGAGGGTGCAGCCACTGCAAAGTCCCCTCGCAAACGCACCAAAGCCACTCTCGCCCTTCCTAAGGGATTGGTCGATCCCGGCGAAACGGCTCCCGTCACCGCAGTTCGCGAGGTCCACGAAGAAACCGGCATTGTCGCGCAGATCATCGCAAAACTTGCGGATACCAGGTATGTCTATGTCCGTAATTGGGGGGATGGCGAAAAGGTTTTCAAAATCGTGACGTTCTACGTGCTGGGTTATATCTCAGGAGAAATCGACGATGTCACGGCCGCGATGCGCGTGGAAGTGAAACGAGCGGTCTGGACTCCTCTGCTCGAAGCGGCGCGTCACCTGATGTACAGCAACGAACGGAAAGTCCTTCGCATGGCTCAAGACTATCATCAAAAGCACGGTCTCACCCCTGAAAAGGCCACCTCGCCTTCCCGCCGGAAGCTGAAAACGTAG